atcttaaaataattaattagtacATTGTTAAGAATCATAGATGAcaccttccaaaaaaaaaaagaaaaaagaatcatGGATGACACGGAACCGAGAAGGATGAcgctaaaatcaaaatatgaGCGTCGCTTTCTGTATTGTAGAGCTAGTTGTTCGTATTATTATAGTTGAGTGCaagcaaaaaatatatatataaaagtaaaaaacaatTTCCAAGGTTTGAACGTTTAGTTGTTGCCTTTGTGTCCTAATCCTTCATCCCTCCATGATGACAAGTTAAACACGGATAGTTAATTATTGACCAAACCATTTACACATGCGAAAGTatcaaatcatcaatcaaataAAAGTCATGTTGTAATTGATCATTTTCTCTTTTACCTACAACATAAGTTCGCACTCCAATTTTTGGCCAATGAAGCGCCCTTTTGTAACATCTTGATCAATGTAAAACTTTCTTCTCTAGTTTTATTCGTGCCACAAATCAATGAAATTTAGTCAGTATATATATCAATCAGTTTACACATGTTTGAAATTTCCTAATGTTCCTGCATGGGGAAAAAGAAGGGCCTTTCCAAAAAAGTTGTCCATGGTTTCAAAGACATCAAACATCAAATTCAACCTCGAGTGATTAGTCTTGCATACTTTATGAAGTTGAAAActagaaaatttccaaaatccccccccccccctcttctTTGTTTACATAGGAGAATGTTCGGATTTAAGAAtgagagagaaaggaaagaggatTTAAACTTAAAATCATTATTAATTTTTAAGATTTCAACTATTAGATTAAATCCTTCTCAATTAAGCCAAAGAGAACTTAGCAACCAATTTGGGACATTCTAAGTTTCTCTTCCAGAGTTGAATCAGATGTCAAAGCAAACAATAAGAATTATGCATGCAGATTAGGTGTTGAGAAGTATTTCACAGTCATTAATTCTCAGAGGAAATTTACGTGCAATTTTGCAGCTGAAATCATGGGCTTTCCTGCTCTGTAAGAACAAGTTAATGCTAATCAAGAAACTAAACGTGACTTCCCTTGTGAAgtatctttttcattttcattaaaaaaaccaacattccaaaaaatCATTTGATTCTTTTTGTATGCATGAGAAGCACCTAATCCAAAGGTCCAATGCATGTACTATAGTTGAGAATGCATCAAATTTTATCCAAACTACACAAGAAATGCTTAGTGTATATTACTCATGTCTTTTTTCATGTAGATTTATTCTACACCTAATTTACTTAAAGTAATTATCGAATCAGCATGTAGATTTATTCATTTCAATGTAGTAGCAAACTTGTTTAAGATAGAAAATTGATTTCACAGTTAAATATGCGTGAAAATCACCAAACTGGCTCGAGCAAACACTCCATTCCATTCCATTGATAGACCCCAAACATCACCAAGCCAGAAGCCACACTTTACTGCTTTTCTTACCAATCTTCGCTTATCCCTTTTTATCCCACTGTGAATCAGAAAGGGACATTGTATTCAATCAAATAAACCCGGAAATCATTGGTCAATAAATTGGCTCTGTTGAACTCAAAGCCCCCATAAAACTGAAAACCGATTCagttttctttttagttttggaaaaaaagatgAAGTATGACCTTACTTttccaaaaaagaaacaaaaagtaaagaaatcaacactcaaaaaaattaatcaagtaTTGAATCACAGCCTCACGTCCCAATCTCGAGCACATAATGTATCTGCTCCATTAGAAATCCATCTCGACAttctcaaaacaaatattttaatttatgAAATTGCCGCAATCTTTTACACAGACCAAAGTGCTTGCAGCGCAAGTAGGTCGAGCTCGAGGCATGAGGCTGTTGAAGCACAATTGACCATTCAACTTGTGTCGACATCAaagaaaattcaacaaatttaaaaattttaggaGCCCTGAGAAGGAAAAAGTATCATTAAGTGCTCCAACATAATTTATTGAGATCTTATGAAAAAATTAATCGTGCAGATTAAAGCAGAATTTTATAGTAAAACCTTGCCAATTAAACAGAATGAATACGAATTTGGcaccaaaaaatacaaaaaaacggatatttttaattatagaaaaaagaaaatgtaaaatggtaGTATGTAGATTTAGCTACACCATTAGATGCATGGGTTCCAGACCTATTATTTAATTCAGCCAGGACAATCTCGTACTAGCATAGAGTGCGTTGTACATAATTATTATAGTAGTGTAATTCATGAAACTGTTATAttgatttctttctctttttttttttggttaatacAACTGATTTTTTCCATCTTTGAATTAGATAACCCAGAATCCATATGAATATATCATGTATTGACTGTCGACTTTTAGTTGTATACGTAGAATTTATGTAGCTAGAATTATCAGGTACTCATGTTTAGACATCTGTCATTTATGAATTATTTAAAATGATTAATGCTTAATATCCATCAAATTACATGAAGGTTGCTACTCATACAGACATTTAAATGTAATTATCCACATATAATTACTCATTTATTGCACATCAAATCCTGTCATTAATGTGGACCCTTTATCTAAATCAGTGCTTTCATGTGATGTTAATCTCTCTCTCGTGTCTAATTCAAGTTAAAATTGTGGCCATCTAAAAGGATGCCCAGAGCCATATGGTTAGAGAGGTAAAGGAATGGGAAATATTTTTAGAAGCGCACCACTTAAAAGCCAAAAGCAATGCATTGAATAAAAGGGGCTGTTAATGGACGGACAAGGATAATTCTTGAGTCCAGTCCACATCTCTCAAACGAATGTTTGTTTCGCTTCCTTTACCCAAATGTAattgtaattaattaaaaattgctAAACATATTAgaccaaaaaaatttaaattaaaagaaaatttaaaaactaactTCATCATTAGGTATGTAATTTGTCTCATTGCACTTGAATTTATCCATTTTCTCATTTAGGCATCTCATCATTCATCAAGAAAGCTGGGAGGGGAAAAGACCGGTAAAAATCTTTCTTTGGTAAATTAGTAATATGCTGCCTTTTTGAAGGATTAATcagggataatatcagaaacctcccttgtaatttttcttaatatcacttagcacctctaaaattttaaaaatttcacttatcacccttacttttgttatttgtgtaacaaaaAGTTTTCAGAAACCTTGAACTACCATTTTGCTCATTTTACTAAATAAAATACTCATAAGCCACTTtgtttattccaaaaaaaatcaccatctaAAAGCGATCTCTAGTAATTCCACCACATCACAAAATTATAGTCCATAAAAATatcaatttgaaaataaaaaagatatttgtaaagaaatgcATTAGCACAAATTTAACTCTATACTTTCAAAACCAATTTCTTGTGAACTTTATATATTGTTTTTTCAACTTCTTCTCAACTCGTGGCCCAAGCCTTTAAACTGTACTAATTATTAtaaaaatcaactcaaaataaaaTAGAGAAATTACACCCCATTCTGTCACAATCACaacaagtaaaaaataaaaaaaattaatttacaaataaaaatttgtatagtcatccaaaaaaaatGTGTAAGAGAGAACGttggagaaaagagaaagagaagaaagtaacttttgtttctttttttttattttcatattttttgaactccatttatttgatatattgATATGTGAATTATGCAATTGTGAGGGCTTTTTGTAATTACTAAatgaggtaagtgatattttaaaaactttagagGCGCTAAGTAATATTAAGAGAAACTTCGAGGGTGGTCTCTGATATTAACCCTATTAATTACTGCCACAGAGAATGAAGTACCGATCCTCCACGCTCGATGGGTGCGAGTGGTGGTTGTGCCAAGGACACAAACCCTAGCTGCAAGATAGATAACTACGTCTCCAGACAAGCCACAAAAATTAACTAAAGGTGCAAaagcttttaaaaaaaataaaaaaaagaaagatatcgagagagagagagagaggggaaggGATGAATTGAAGGAGGGAGCACTTTAACCACTTTTTTATGTTGCACGCATCCATGGCAGAGAACCGAAGGAAGACAGAAGAGTGCTACAAACTAAGACAGACAGCAGAAGGAGAGGTGAACGAaactaaacaagaaaaatatcaGCTCCTTTAACTAATCCATTCTCCTTCCTTCTCTCCACCCCCTATATACCTTAACTACCTATTAGTACAACCAGTCTTGTAGCATTTCCTTTCATCctcaaaaataaacaaaaatcatcCGCAGCAAGCGAAAGGCAGCAGCCATCCACTGTACAATTAGCTCTGATTGGGTTGGGGTGTTTTGGTTACTCGTGTAAATAGCTAGCTAGGTGATTTTCATAGATAGTTCTTGAATCTACCTCTTCTTGGGGTGGGCTTCTTGAGTTGCATGCATCACTCTTGATCACTGTCTAGAGAGATTTTGGGTTGGCTTGTCAAACTTAGGAGTCTACATCCTCTTTTGCTTCAATTCGAGATATAATTTTGCATTTcgttctctctctatctctcttttttgtttggtGGTTGTGGTGATTCCAAACTGGGGAGAAATAGTGATTTGGGTTGTTTTTGTTTAAATGAAGGGGATGCCCTTACCCTTTGATTTTCAGGGGAAGGGGGTGTTAGACTTAGACTTAcaatttgtttcttcttcttcttcttcttcctcctcctcttttTGGAACTATAAAAACGCTAGCAATTGTAAGGCAAATTGTCTCTTGAACCGTAATACCAGCATTTCCAGTGATAGTGAGCCCACATCTGTCCTGGATAACATAAGGAGTCAAAGTCCTCCTACATCTTCTTCAACCCTGTCTTCATCtctaggaggaggaggaggaggaggaggaggaggcggGCCCAACAAAAACAGCGGAGGTGCAGTTGCTGGTGGTGGGGGTGGTGCCTCTACAGATACAACCGGGGTGGCGGCGGTTTCAGGAAATTCATCCATCAAATGGCACCAAGATGCCCCCTCCACTACCACCAGCTCAAATGTTGCAGCTGAATCTGAGCTCCAACCTGTGCCACCATCTCTTGAGATGGGTGGTGGTGGCACCACCGCCGCGGAGGAGTGGGAGAGTGTTTTACCGGAGTCCGTGGCTGCTTCCCCCAGCCAAGAGCAGTCTATTCTGCGCTGGATCATGGGGGATGTGGATGACCCTTCTATGGCCAATTTAAACAAGGTTCTCCAAATTGGTGGTGGCCCTGCGGCCGCAGACGACGAGTTCAATCCCGGTTTTGGCGTTGTTGATCAAGGCTTTGGAGCTGACCCTGTTGGCCAAGTGACCAATTTTTTGCCTCCAATGAACACCTCACTGCCAATGGCCAGTTCTGCCAGTTTGTCAAGCAATAGGGTGAATGGTGAAAAGATTGGCTTGTTGGCGAATTCGTCAGGCAGTCCTGCTGTGAATAAGCTATCTAACCCTCAGAATTCGATTTTTCCTGCATTATCGAGCAATCTTGGGGTCCCTATTGCCTTCAATCAAGGGCAACAGCACGTTATCCAACAGACACCAACAGCAGCATTTGAGTGTGCTGAGATGAAACCCCCAATTTTCAATCCACAAATGTTAATAAACCAGCACCAAGCTCAGCACCCGCAGAACCCCTCTTTTTTTATGCCTTTGGCATATGGACAGCAGGAGCAGAATTTGTTGATGCCACCACAGTCGAAAAGACATAATCCAGGACCTATAGGAGGGACTGATCCCGGCTTCCAGATCTCCAAAGCTCCGTTTTCGGATACAGGGCAAGAGCTTTTTGCAGGAAGACAACAGCCACACCAGCAGCAGCAAGCACTGCCTCAGGGGCTATCTCATCAGCTTCAGTTGCTTCCTCACTATCTGCAGCAAAGGCCTGCTGCAACGAGTCCAAAGCAGAAAATGATAGGGGATGAAATGGGGCACTCACATcagcaacagcagcagcagcagcagcagcaagcAATAATTGACCAGCTATACAAGGCAGCAGAGTTGGTCCAGACGGGGAATCCATTACTCGCGCAAGGGATATTGGCGCGGCTCAATCACCAGCTCTCTCCTATTGGTAAGCCTTTCCAAAGGGCTGCTTTTTATTGTAAGGAGGCCTTGCAATTGCTACTCCATACTAACAACTTAAATCCCTGTACGGCCAATTCGTCGCCGTTTAGTCTCATTTTCAAGATTGGTGCATATAAATCCTTCTCCGAGATCTCACCAGTTGTACAATTTGCGAATTTCACTTGCATTCAAGCCCTGCTAGAGGTTTTAGAGGGATTTGATCGAATTCATATTATCGATTTTGATATTGGCTATGGTGGTCAATGGGCTTCTTTTATGCAAGAGCTTGCCTTGAGAAGTGGTGGTGCACCATCATTGAGAATTACTGCATTTGCCTCTCCCTCAACTCATGATCAGCTCGAGCTCGGCCTAATGCAGGAAAATCTAATGCATTTTGCTAGTGAGATAAATATGGCATTTGAGTTTGAAATTGTGAGCATTGATTCTTTGAATTCTGCTTCATGGTCGCTGCCTCTTCACGTCTCAGAGAATGAAGCCATAGCAGTTAATCTGCCTGTCAGTTCTTTCTCGAGTTGTCAATTGCCACTATCTCTGATTCTCCGTTTTGTGAAGCAGTTGTCTCCAAAGATTGTGGTATCTGTTGACAGAGGTTGTAATAGGACTGACCTTCCATTTCCAAACCATGTGATTCATGCCCTTCAGTCTTATTCCAATCTTCTCGAGTCCCTTGACGCTGTAAATGTGAACTTAGATTCCTTGCAAAAGATTGAGAGGTTTTTGCTCCAACCTGGGATCGAAAGAATTCTGTTGGGTCGTTATCATTCCCCTGAAAAGACACAACATTGGAGGACCCTGTTTTTGTCATCTGGCTTCTCCCCATTAACTTTCAGCAATTTTACAGAATCACAAGCTGAGTGCGTCGTGAAGAGGACCCCTGTTCGTGGATTCCATGTCGAGAAGAGGCAGTCTGCGCTTGTCCTCTGTTGGCAAAGAAAGGAGCTCATCTCAGCTTCAGCTTGGAGGTGTTaagcaaatgatatttaagATACTAGTGATTGATTTCATCGATGAAGCTGCCTCTTAAGTCACAACTCACTGGTTTAGTCTCTCGACattttgaacttttcatgctTGTGATATATCCTTCTGCTAATTGTCTCTGTGGCTTAGGCAGATTATTCCATTTAAAGAGGAACCAGACATTTTAGTAACTGGATGTTCTAATATAGTTATCTTATTCCATTGTATTATGTTGGACGTAATTATCCATAGTTATGGTGCTGTTATACATTTCTGGGGAATGGCATCATGCTTCTAATTTTATGTTCAGACTGTTGTAAACTCAACAACATTGCAAAGCAGAAATTAACAAGAGGAAAAACATGATGTTACCTCTATATTGATGCATCATTTTGTATGTTTTTTTATAATAGAAAATTCATCTTAGCTTCATCAAGTCTTGACCAGCTGTCTCTTTCCCTCGACTCAAGCTCTTTGGCAGTTATAGTTTAGTGGATTGTTCTGATGTATAAGGTTTGCCAGAATTCAAGCTCTTTTAAGTTTTGCTAGCATGATTTGACCTAGTTTCTTTCTACTTCCAGCTCTTGTCCTCTTTCTGTCAATGGCAAAACATACCAGTTCAGTTGTCTATGGTTGATCTTTGATCTTTGATCAGTTCCGAATGGCAGCTAAAGAATTCTTCGAAGAAGTTTtcccatctctctctctccccccatCCCCATATAACTTCTCTTTACATCTATGCATTCAGAAGGGAGAAGAGAAAGTTCTTAAAAATTTGGTTAGGCATATCTTCAAGGTGTGGTCTCTCGGCCTGTAGGCTATGTCCAATGCTTTTTGGTGATTGAAAGCAGTTTTTTAGCACCATTCTGTTAGCTATGCTAGCATGTCATTGACAGAGCAAAAATAAATTCATCAAGTACAAAACATTCCCATTCATTACTATTTAGAACCCCATAAAGTTTATGCAAACAAACTGATTTTGATGCATCTTGTTACATTAGTAGTTGAGAATTATCTTGCTTATGTTTTGATGAAACATCGAGGAACTCTGAACTTGGGTGCTTTTTTCATTTCTAAGAGAAAGAGGTGGAATATAAAAAATCCCATTTGAGATTTGAGGCATAATGACCATGAAAATGGGGACATAGATGGAGATTGTGGTCCAATTACCTGTGCAATCTATTGTATTAGATGTCTTATGCTAATGGTTTCCCATTCTTCTCTACCTCTTGAGAGTTGGCAGTCGATGACAGTGCCTGGCTATTTACCTCGGAGCAGAAGAATGAACCAACTCAATAGTTTGAAACTTAACTAAAATAGTTTAGTAGTATTATTTTGTGCAAGTTTGGAACCGTCCTTTGAACGACGGTGGGCGTAGAATTCGGGTGTTTGTAGTTATCAACGATCGGATGTTGGCCTGTATTCCATTTAGTACATGCATCCGTAGGGCTATGCTGTTGATTGCAGCAATTTTGAATGATTAAAAATCAATGGTGGGCACATTATACAATCATCCCTCAATGTTTTTAGGTAATCTAGCACGTTACCATGCATGCTAACAACTGTATTTTAATGCATTGAATTTGCTGCTCTCTAGGCTTATGCCAATTTTTATAACGATTGTCCTAATCAAATCACATGGGACTTGTACCATTGGACCCCCGCATGATTAGTTTAAACTCACCCTTTCATCGCCTTGGAAGTCCTTCCCTAAGCATTATTTTAATTATGGTCgcgtttgaaattttttttttgaatttttgttaaaaaatgcACTCGAGCGATTTGATATTTGTaaagtaaaaatgtgattggGAAATGCGTTCACAgaaaacgtaaaaatttttttgttaggAAACTAAATGTCTCTATATGCATGtcaatgagagagagagagagagagagatggttTGTAAACTTCTTGTTATTATATATACTACTCCATTCGTCCCACTTTGacagatttgtttttcttttccatgcGTTCCAAATtatttccaattgaagaatataGTTAATTTGTAGTTTCTCTAAAATGTCCTTAGTTAATATAAGTTGTTATTGAGTATAACCTAACTTATATAATATAAAGCTAATTAGTAATTCTCCATTTAATGTAAGGGTATATTAAGAAGATAGTGAGTtagatttattttttcaataaagGTAACTACTTTTCTTAAACTatgtgaccaaaaaaaaaaatcaaatctatCAAAATGGGACAAATGGAGTATTGCCTAGAGAAAagcctaatatatatatatgattgggTGCATGAAATAGTTAGAACTTTTGCAGCCCTACAAAgagctttctttttcctatttGAAATTAAGAGCTTTTTGTGATGGTAGTAGTTTAGCTGCTTTTGCATATTTTACAATTTATATTCCTTGGAGGGCTCAATAACCTTTTTACAATTGAATTTTTAATAATGAAGGGCTGTAATAAGTACAGCTACATACATTGGGCATTTCATTGAACATGTATAAACTGCCCTAGGCCAGTGAGAAGAAGCTATAAACTGCCCTCAATCCTCGGGGTGGtggattttttaattttaatgtaCATTGTTAATCAGAATGTGTGTGtctacatacatacatatatatatatttctttttttgacGAATACTGTGCGAATAATAATAGAGAGTATCAGAATACTGTTGCATTTCATTGGTGATCATGTGACAGTTGAGGATTATTTGTGCAGCTTTTATGTGAGAAAGTATATCGAAGTAATAATATTGAGACAG
This portion of the Coffea arabica cultivar ET-39 chromosome 2e, Coffea Arabica ET-39 HiFi, whole genome shotgun sequence genome encodes:
- the LOC113731769 gene encoding uncharacterized protein, translating into MKGMPLPFDFQGKGVLDLDLQFVSSSSSSSSSSFWNYKNASNCKANCLLNRNTSISSDSEPTSVLDNIRSQSPPTSSSTLSSSLGGGGGGGGGGGPNKNSGGAVAGGGGGASTDTTGVAAVSGNSSIKWHQDAPSTTTSSNVAAESELQPVPPSLEMGGGGTTAAEEWESVLPESVAASPSQEQSILRWIMGDVDDPSMANLNKVLQIGGGPAAADDEFNPGFGVVDQGFGADPVGQVTNFLPPMNTSLPMASSASLSSNRVNGEKIGLLANSSGSPAVNKLSNPQNSIFPALSSNLGVPIAFNQGQQHVIQQTPTAAFECAEMKPPIFNPQMLINQHQAQHPQNPSFFMPLAYGQQEQNLLMPPQSKRHNPGPIGGTDPGFQISKAPFSDTGQELFAGRQQPHQQQQALPQGLSHQLQLLPHYLQQRPAATSPKQKMIGDEMGHSHQQQQQQQQQQAIIDQLYKAAELVQTGNPLLAQGILARLNHQLSPIGKPFQRAAFYCKEALQLLLHTNNLNPCTANSSPFSLIFKIGAYKSFSEISPVVQFANFTCIQALLEVLEGFDRIHIIDFDIGYGGQWASFMQELALRSGGAPSLRITAFASPSTHDQLELGLMQENLMHFASEINMAFEFEIVSIDSLNSASWSLPLHVSENEAIAVNLPVSSFSSCQLPLSLILRFVKQLSPKIVVSVDRGCNRTDLPFPNHVIHALQSYSNLLESLDAVNVNLDSLQKIERFLLQPGIERILLGRYHSPEKTQHWRTLFLSSGFSPLTFSNFTESQAECVVKRTPVRGFHVEKRQSALVLCWQRKELISASAWRC